Proteins co-encoded in one Haloarcula pelagica genomic window:
- a CDS encoding transcriptional regulator, whose translation MSRSALVGNVTAMLEDAGFLVSDRCAIRPKSFDIAARRGEDVLLVKILGNIDAFDGVTGAEMRRLGTYLNATPIVVGLRTRDEELKPGVVYFRHGVPVLSPDTAMDLFLEEVPPLIYAAPGGLYVNIDSEVLADAREDKEWSLGRLASELGVSRRTVSKYEDGMDASVEVAAELEDLFDAPLTAPVSVLDGAEEVRDDEPTPEDPDADPEDEPIVTVFTRIGFEVHPTDRAPFTAVNENGRRREQVLTGHSPFTETAQKRARIMSSVGEVTRTRSVYVVDELERESVEGTAIIEEAEMEEIEDAVDLRDLIMERGEDHEETA comes from the coding sequence ATGTCACGGTCGGCACTGGTCGGTAACGTCACGGCGATGCTGGAGGACGCGGGGTTTCTCGTCAGCGACCGCTGTGCGATCAGACCCAAGAGCTTCGACATCGCGGCCCGGCGCGGCGAGGACGTGCTGCTGGTAAAGATCCTGGGCAACATCGACGCCTTCGACGGCGTCACCGGCGCGGAGATGCGCCGCCTGGGGACCTATCTGAACGCGACGCCCATCGTCGTCGGGTTACGGACCCGTGACGAGGAGCTGAAACCCGGCGTCGTCTACTTCCGGCACGGCGTCCCGGTCCTATCGCCCGACACCGCCATGGACCTGTTCCTCGAGGAGGTCCCGCCGCTCATCTACGCGGCGCCGGGCGGCCTCTACGTCAACATCGACTCGGAAGTGCTCGCGGACGCCCGCGAGGACAAGGAGTGGTCGCTGGGACGCCTGGCCTCGGAACTGGGCGTCTCCCGGCGCACCGTCTCGAAGTACGAGGACGGCATGGACGCCTCCGTCGAGGTGGCCGCCGAACTCGAAGACCTCTTCGACGCGCCGCTGACAGCGCCGGTGAGCGTCCTCGACGGCGCCGAGGAGGTCCGAGACGACGAACCGACCCCCGAGGACCCTGACGCGGACCCCGAGGACGAACCCATCGTCACCGTCTTCACCCGGATCGGCTTCGAGGTCCACCCCACCGACCGGGCACCGTTTACGGCGGTCAACGAGAACGGCCGCCGCCGCGAGCAGGTCCTGACCGGCCACTCGCCGTTCACCGAGACCGCACAGAAGCGCGCACGGATCATGTCTTCCGTCGGCGAGGTCACCCGGACGCGGTCGGTGTACGTCGTCGACGAACTCGAACGCGAGTCCGTCGAGGGCACCGCCATCATCGAGGAGGCAGAGATGGAGGAGATCGAGGACGCCGTCGACCTGCGCGATCTCATCATGGAACGGGGCGAGGACCACGAGGAGACTGCCTAG
- a CDS encoding glutathione S-transferase N-terminal domain-containing protein, with amino-acid sequence MANLELYELEGCPYCAKVITKLDELGLEYESHMVPRSHGDRTEVKEVSGQTGVPVLVDPDNGVEGMPESDDIVEYLEETYGSGAA; translated from the coding sequence ATGGCCAACCTCGAACTCTACGAACTGGAGGGCTGTCCGTACTGCGCGAAGGTAATCACGAAGCTCGACGAACTCGGCCTGGAGTACGAGTCCCACATGGTCCCGCGCTCACACGGCGACCGCACCGAAGTGAAGGAGGTCTCGGGCCAGACCGGCGTCCCGGTGCTGGTCGACCCGGACAACGGCGTCGAGGGGATGCCCGAGTCCGACGACATCGTCGAGTACCTCGAAGAGACCTACGGCAGCGGCGCAGCGTAA
- a CDS encoding NCS2 family permease, producing MGTLEQLFELDAHDTTVRTELVAGLTTFLTMSYIVVLNPAILTAFPDNGTPGGIAIDGYSPPEVLQMLAVVTILSSVVAMLVMAFYANRPFGLAPGLGLNAFFSITVVGVLGVPWQTALAAIVVEGIIFIILTAVGAREYIIKLFPEPVKFAVGAGIGLFLAVIGLQAMGIVVDDPATLVGLGSIASDPVAILSVVGLFLTFVLYAAGFRGAIIAGIVLTTVAGAVATFLGLAEPGVLATEAVRNGGFDAAQLSSAQYDITPLAGAFIAGLQNVEAFAFALIVFTFFFVDFFDTAGTLVGVGQAGGFLDENGDFPDIDKPLMADAVGTTVGGMLGTSTVTTFIESATGVEEGGRTGLTALVVAGLFMASLVVVPLATAIPLYASHIALVVVAVLMMRNVVDIQWDDFSHAVPAGLTIMVMPFTYSIAYGIAAGIVSYPVVKTAQGEFDDVLIGQWVLALAFVLYFVVRTGGVLASAV from the coding sequence ATGGGTACGCTGGAGCAGTTGTTCGAACTCGACGCACACGACACCACCGTCCGGACCGAGTTGGTCGCGGGGTTGACGACGTTCCTGACGATGAGCTATATCGTCGTCCTCAACCCGGCGATCCTCACGGCCTTCCCGGACAACGGGACACCCGGTGGCATCGCCATCGACGGGTACAGCCCGCCGGAAGTACTGCAGATGCTCGCGGTCGTCACCATCCTCTCGTCGGTCGTGGCGATGCTGGTGATGGCCTTCTACGCGAACAGACCGTTCGGCCTGGCGCCCGGGCTGGGCCTGAACGCCTTCTTCTCGATCACCGTCGTCGGCGTGCTGGGCGTCCCCTGGCAGACGGCACTCGCCGCAATCGTCGTCGAGGGGATCATCTTCATCATCCTCACGGCGGTCGGAGCCAGAGAGTACATCATCAAACTGTTCCCCGAGCCGGTGAAGTTCGCCGTCGGGGCGGGGATCGGCCTCTTTCTGGCGGTTATCGGTCTGCAGGCCATGGGGATTGTCGTCGACGACCCGGCGACGCTGGTCGGCCTGGGGAGCATCGCCAGCGACCCCGTGGCGATCCTCTCGGTCGTCGGTCTCTTCCTGACGTTCGTCCTCTACGCGGCTGGCTTCCGCGGCGCGATCATCGCCGGCATCGTCCTGACGACGGTCGCCGGCGCCGTCGCGACCTTCCTCGGGCTGGCCGAACCGGGCGTGCTCGCGACCGAAGCCGTCCGGAACGGCGGGTTCGACGCCGCACAGCTCTCCTCGGCACAGTACGACATCACGCCGCTGGCGGGCGCGTTCATCGCCGGCCTCCAGAACGTCGAGGCCTTCGCTTTCGCGCTGATCGTGTTCACGTTCTTCTTCGTGGACTTCTTCGACACCGCCGGGACGCTCGTCGGGGTCGGGCAGGCCGGCGGCTTCCTCGACGAGAACGGTGACTTCCCGGACATCGACAAGCCGCTGATGGCCGACGCGGTCGGGACCACCGTCGGCGGAATGCTGGGCACCTCGACGGTGACGACGTTCATCGAGTCCGCGACCGGTGTCGAGGAGGGCGGCCGGACCGGCCTCACGGCCCTCGTCGTCGCCGGCCTGTTCATGGCCTCGCTCGTCGTCGTGCCGCTGGCGACGGCGATCCCCCTCTATGCCTCCCACATCGCGCTGGTCGTCGTCGCCGTGTTGATGATGCGCAACGTCGTCGACATCCAGTGGGACGACTTCTCGCACGCGGTGCCGGCCGGCCTGACGATCATGGTGATGCCGTTCACCTACTCGATCGCCTACGGTATCGCCGCCGGCATCGTCTCCTACCCCGTCGTCAAGACCGCCCAGGGCGAGTTCGACGACGTGTTGATCGGCCAGTGGGTGCTGGCACTCGCGTTCGTGCTCTACTTCGTCGTCCGGACCGGCGGCGTCCTCGCGAGCGCGGTCTGA
- the pyrE gene encoding orotate phosphoribosyltransferase, producing the protein MPNQELIDALRDADAVKYGEFELSHGGTSNYYVDKYVFETDPRCLELIAAAFAERLDGTKLAGVALGGVPMVAVTSVETGLPYVIARKQAKEYGTGNRIEGELEAGEEVVVIEDIATTGQSAVDAAQALREAGAVVERVLVVVDREEGARENLADHDLHLESLVTASDLLADAPAESDG; encoded by the coding sequence ATGCCCAACCAGGAACTCATCGACGCGCTCCGGGACGCGGACGCCGTGAAATACGGCGAGTTCGAGCTTTCACACGGCGGTACCTCGAACTACTACGTCGACAAGTACGTCTTCGAGACCGACCCCCGCTGTCTGGAACTGATCGCCGCGGCCTTCGCCGAGCGACTCGACGGGACGAAACTGGCCGGCGTCGCCCTGGGCGGCGTCCCGATGGTCGCCGTCACCAGCGTCGAGACCGGCCTCCCCTACGTCATCGCCCGCAAACAGGCAAAAGAGTACGGCACGGGCAACCGCATCGAGGGCGAACTCGAAGCGGGCGAGGAGGTCGTCGTCATCGAGGACATCGCCACGACCGGCCAGAGCGCCGTCGACGCCGCACAGGCGCTGCGGGAGGCCGGCGCCGTCGTCGAACGGGTCCTGGTCGTCGTCGACCGCGAGGAGGGCGCCCGGGAGAACCTGGCCGACCACGACCTGCACCTGGAGTCGCTCGTGACCGCGTCGGACCTGCTGGCGGACGCCCCCGCAGAGAGCGACGGCTGA
- the glmM gene encoding phosphoglucosamine mutase translates to MQVFGSSGVRDVAGEGLTPRYVVRIAQAAGSVWTDEYDRVAIGRDTRTTGRTFANAATSGLTALGFAVDRLGVVPTPGLQAYCEREGVPGVMITASHNPPAYNGVKLIGADGVELRRETLDDIAAAVEADDPELAGWDRVGTDRCIETARESYRDQLRDAVDRERIAAADLTVVIDPGHGAGSLTSPDLFRELGCTVHTINAQPDGHFPGRDPEPVAANLADLRAYVRATDADLGIAHDGDGDRAIFVDEHGDHVEGDAALAALSAAELDADDAVVSAVNASQRLVDVAEDAGAELSLTPIGSTYIVSRIADLQAAGTRVAVAGEGNGGIIFPAYRVARDGAYTAARFCELAAETPVSELVAPFDDYANVRRNLRYDDDDEREAMLAGVEGYAQETDAAVDRTDGWRLNYDDAWVLARPSGTEPVVRVYAEARSLDRATELAEAMVAAAE, encoded by the coding sequence ATGCAAGTGTTCGGGTCGAGTGGCGTCCGGGATGTCGCTGGCGAGGGACTGACGCCGCGGTACGTCGTCCGCATCGCACAGGCCGCGGGAAGCGTCTGGACCGACGAGTACGACCGCGTCGCCATCGGGCGTGACACGCGGACCACCGGGCGGACGTTCGCCAACGCCGCGACGAGCGGCCTGACCGCACTCGGCTTCGCCGTCGACCGCCTCGGGGTCGTCCCGACGCCCGGGCTCCAGGCCTACTGTGAGCGCGAGGGCGTCCCCGGCGTGATGATCACCGCCAGCCACAACCCCCCGGCGTACAACGGCGTCAAACTGATCGGCGCCGACGGCGTCGAACTCCGCCGAGAGACGCTCGACGACATCGCGGCCGCCGTCGAGGCCGACGACCCGGAACTGGCCGGGTGGGACCGGGTCGGCACCGATCGATGTATCGAGACCGCCCGCGAGAGCTATCGGGATCAACTCCGCGATGCCGTCGACCGCGAGCGCATCGCCGCCGCGGACCTGACGGTCGTGATCGACCCCGGCCACGGCGCGGGCTCGCTCACCAGCCCCGACCTCTTCCGGGAACTGGGCTGTACGGTCCACACGATCAACGCCCAGCCCGACGGCCACTTCCCGGGTCGGGATCCCGAGCCCGTCGCGGCCAACCTCGCCGACCTGCGGGCGTACGTCCGGGCCACCGACGCGGACCTGGGAATTGCCCACGACGGCGACGGCGACCGGGCAATCTTCGTCGACGAGCACGGCGACCACGTCGAGGGCGACGCCGCACTGGCGGCGCTTTCGGCCGCCGAACTCGACGCCGACGACGCGGTCGTCTCGGCGGTCAACGCCTCACAGCGACTCGTCGATGTCGCCGAGGACGCCGGCGCGGAACTCTCCTTGACTCCGATCGGTTCGACGTACATCGTCAGTCGCATCGCCGACCTCCAGGCCGCGGGGACCCGCGTCGCCGTCGCCGGCGAGGGCAACGGCGGCATCATCTTCCCGGCGTATCGGGTGGCCCGGGACGGCGCCTACACCGCGGCACGCTTCTGTGAACTCGCCGCCGAGACCCCGGTCAGCGAACTCGTCGCGCCGTTCGACGACTACGCGAACGTCCGGCGGAACCTCCGGTACGACGACGACGACGAACGCGAAGCGATGCTCGCCGGCGTCGAGGGCTACGCACAGGAGACCGACGCCGCCGTCGACCGGACCGACGGCTGGCGGCTGAACTACGACGACGCCTGGGTACTCGCCCGGCCGTCGGGCACCGAACCGGTCGTCCGCGTCTACGCAGAAGCCCGCAGCCTCGACCGGGCGACGGAACTGGCGGAAGCGATGGTCGCGGCCGCCGAGTAA
- a CDS encoding DUF7118 family protein, translating to MSDAVDRLEQAEREREQARERVEEVGADRLRTCRDAYRELTRLLDDYDGRATGSGDFQAYTQFEGAVATVVGNLDEDVPEYDTFEAVDDHLQQRRLSESDFERAREMLAPVADLVGRLDDLEAAREAYVQARRDARRRIGTLDDRVAELERLERLGDADLDAPVERLREPIDAYDEAVREAFGAFRGDASARDLLDLIERAGAFPLVEFRSPPAELLTYVHDHEAGTEPLPTLLEYADYSGSKLDHYVEDPAALRSAVATRRTYLRDIDAEPLTVGWPPPPAAELPWLCGEYRSVVAGFADESVVARLREVRALARREEYERLRESALARSELTDEERERVASGAVERDLAAAREERAAIEEALSTHGELGDPP from the coding sequence ATGTCCGACGCCGTCGACCGCCTGGAGCAGGCCGAACGCGAGCGCGAGCAGGCACGGGAGCGAGTCGAGGAAGTCGGCGCCGACCGGCTCCGGACCTGCCGGGACGCCTACCGGGAGCTGACGCGCCTGCTCGACGACTACGACGGTCGGGCGACCGGGAGCGGGGACTTCCAGGCCTACACCCAGTTCGAGGGGGCCGTGGCGACCGTGGTGGGGAACCTCGACGAGGACGTGCCCGAGTACGACACCTTCGAGGCCGTCGACGACCACCTCCAGCAGCGCCGGCTCTCGGAGAGCGACTTCGAGCGGGCCCGGGAGATGCTGGCGCCGGTGGCCGATCTCGTCGGCCGACTGGACGACCTGGAAGCGGCCCGGGAAGCGTACGTTCAGGCCCGGCGGGACGCCCGGCGGCGAATCGGAACGCTGGACGACCGGGTCGCGGAGCTGGAACGGCTCGAACGGCTGGGCGACGCCGATCTGGACGCGCCGGTCGAACGGCTCCGGGAGCCCATCGACGCGTACGACGAGGCCGTCCGCGAGGCGTTCGGGGCGTTCCGGGGCGACGCGTCGGCGCGGGACCTCCTCGACCTGATCGAACGGGCCGGCGCCTTCCCCCTGGTCGAGTTCCGCTCGCCGCCCGCGGAGCTGCTGACCTACGTCCACGACCACGAGGCCGGGACCGAGCCGCTGCCGACGCTACTGGAGTACGCCGACTACTCCGGGTCGAAACTGGACCACTACGTCGAGGATCCGGCGGCGCTGCGCTCGGCCGTCGCGACCCGGCGAACCTACCTCCGGGACATCGACGCCGAGCCGCTCACCGTCGGCTGGCCGCCGCCCCCGGCCGCGGAACTCCCGTGGCTGTGCGGGGAGTACCGCTCCGTCGTCGCCGGGTTCGCCGACGAGTCGGTCGTCGCCCGACTGCGCGAGGTCCGGGCGCTGGCCCGCCGCGAGGAGTACGAGCGACTCCGCGAGAGCGCGCTGGCTCGCTCGGAACTCACCGACGAGGAGCGCGAGCGGGTCGCGAGCGGCGCCGTCGAGCGTGATCTGGCGGCCGCTCGGGAGGAACGGGCGGCCATCGAGGAGGCGCTGTCGACCCACGGCGAACTGGGCGACCCGCCCTGA
- the hisI gene encoding phosphoribosyl-AMP cyclohydrolase — MTAVDLAFDEQEYLPAVAQDAETGEVLMLAYVTEEALDRTRETGYAHYYSRSRDELWKKGGTSGHTQAIEEVRVDCDGDAVLYVVDQAGGACHTGYESCFYRTVDGEEVGQQVFDPDEVY, encoded by the coding sequence ATGACAGCCGTCGACCTCGCGTTCGACGAGCAGGAGTACCTCCCGGCGGTCGCCCAGGACGCCGAGACGGGCGAGGTCCTCATGCTCGCGTACGTCACCGAGGAAGCGCTCGACCGGACCCGGGAGACGGGCTACGCGCACTACTACTCGCGCAGCCGCGACGAACTCTGGAAGAAGGGGGGGACGAGCGGCCACACCCAGGCGATCGAGGAGGTCCGTGTCGACTGTGACGGCGACGCGGTGCTGTACGTCGTCGACCAGGCTGGCGGGGCCTGTCACACGGGCTACGAGTCCTGTTTCTACCGGACCGTCGACGGCGAGGAGGTCGGCCAACAGGTGTTCGACCCGGACGAAGTCTACTGA
- a CDS encoding agmatinase family protein: MTNDITEPTSRLPETAFAGIQTFLGADVVDPEGLPADARVGAVGVPFDGSVSRRPGTRYGPRALRAASEWIAQFGDENGRAYNADTGRHVDQRALGVYDCGDAPVAPNDAERTRDQVAAYVGAVAERAFPLVLGGDHYITYPAFAGYAGSVEGDVGLVHLDAHSDTADDGDLYGKHWHGSPMARIDDLEQGGYENHAMIGIRAYERSGFPDLVESNGIQVNYARDVREKGIETCVEEAIEHATDGTDHVYLTVDIDAVDPSFAPGTGTPEPGGLTSAQLLAAMDRLGRCRDIGAMDLMEVAPRLDPTDSTQMLAVMAVARFLERRFP; this comes from the coding sequence ATGACGAACGACATCACGGAACCGACGAGCCGCCTCCCCGAGACCGCGTTCGCCGGTATCCAGACGTTCCTCGGCGCCGATGTCGTCGACCCCGAGGGGCTCCCAGCCGACGCCCGGGTCGGCGCTGTCGGCGTCCCGTTTGACGGCTCCGTCTCCCGGCGGCCCGGCACCCGATACGGCCCCAGGGCGCTCCGCGCGGCCAGCGAGTGGATCGCGCAGTTCGGCGACGAGAACGGGCGGGCCTACAACGCCGACACCGGCCGCCACGTCGACCAGCGCGCCCTCGGCGTCTACGACTGCGGGGACGCCCCGGTCGCCCCCAACGACGCCGAGCGGACACGGGATCAGGTCGCCGCCTACGTGGGCGCTGTCGCCGAACGCGCCTTTCCGCTCGTCCTCGGGGGCGACCACTACATCACGTATCCGGCCTTCGCCGGCTACGCCGGGAGCGTCGAGGGCGACGTTGGGCTCGTCCACCTCGACGCGCACTCGGACACGGCCGACGACGGAGACCTGTACGGAAAACACTGGCACGGCTCGCCGATGGCGCGGATCGACGACCTCGAACAGGGCGGCTACGAGAACCACGCGATGATCGGGATTCGGGCCTACGAGCGGTCCGGGTTCCCCGACCTCGTCGAGTCGAACGGGATTCAGGTCAACTACGCCCGCGACGTTCGCGAGAAGGGGATCGAGACGTGTGTCGAGGAGGCCATCGAGCACGCGACCGACGGGACCGACCACGTCTACCTGACGGTCGACATCGACGCCGTCGATCCGTCGTTCGCCCCCGGGACGGGGACCCCGGAACCGGGCGGGCTCACCAGCGCTCAACTGCTGGCCGCGATGGATCGGTTGGGCCGGTGTCGGGATATCGGTGCGATGGACCTCATGGAGGTCGCGCCCCGACTCGATCCGACCGACTCGACCCAGATGCTCGCGGTCATGGCCGTCGCACGCTTTCTCGAACGGCGCTTCCCGTGA
- a CDS encoding MBL fold metallo-hydrolase, translating to MTDRPDTDDPITEIRPDVYDLTLTRDPARYRAFLFDWDRPTLVDCGPAANAGTLLDRIETLDIVPERVVLTHADHDHVGGFDAVVDSYDPTTWVPQESTLSTEHSPDHRYDHETTVGPFTAVHVPGHTADNYALVASDHDLVVMGDAMIGADWRGLPAGYFLLVEAVYSDDLATAERNLERLQTYEFDAGLVFHGSSVFTDARRKLDRFLEFPNKGTWSDPD from the coding sequence GTGACGGATCGACCCGACACGGACGACCCGATCACCGAGATCCGCCCGGACGTGTACGACCTCACGCTGACCCGCGACCCGGCCAGATACCGGGCGTTCCTGTTCGATTGGGACCGGCCGACGCTCGTCGACTGCGGCCCGGCAGCGAACGCGGGGACGCTCCTCGACCGCATCGAGACCCTCGATATCGTGCCCGAACGGGTGGTGCTCACCCACGCCGACCACGACCACGTCGGGGGGTTCGACGCGGTCGTCGACAGCTACGACCCGACGACGTGGGTTCCCCAGGAGTCGACGCTGTCGACGGAGCACTCTCCCGACCACCGCTACGACCACGAGACGACGGTCGGGCCGTTCACTGCCGTCCACGTTCCCGGGCACACTGCCGACAACTACGCGCTGGTCGCGTCCGACCACGACCTCGTCGTGATGGGTGACGCGATGATCGGCGCCGACTGGCGTGGGCTACCCGCGGGGTACTTCCTTCTGGTCGAGGCCGTCTACTCCGACGATCTCGCGACGGCCGAACGGAACCTCGAACGCCTCCAGACCTACGAGTTCGATGCCGGACTGGTGTTTCACGGCTCCTCGGTCTTCACGGACGCGAGACGGAAACTCGACCGGTTTCTGGAGTTCCCGAACAAGGGTACCTGGAGCGATCCCGACTGA
- a CDS encoding antibiotic ABC transporter permease: MTTEQTGPVDLSTTRAPTLLRETLAYARERDYTGWDYADGLSSKLLRAVPVDNKWVNIAVQESIKRAPVNVRPLFLVEQRRNYMGAALFAMANLTYARLLTAGAVDEPAEASVDHVGEARSLVDWLIEHRSVGYSGFCGGHKHEIQTLRVKGLPNHPSVVSTAFPVRALLAAAPLDPSYAEVARTAADFVVDDLNYRAVDGGAVIDYHVQDTDEYYTINAGALGARLLVDLYDVFDESALRERARRIFDHVADLQTDRGGWYYREPPDASHLSMDNFHNGFIIESLQRYGDVVDERYADVVEDGVEFYRNELFEASGAPNWDESCSYPRDIHASAQGILVFTYAGRLDFARRILEWTLDNLYGGDGRFYHRKHRYHTKRTTLMRWCQAWMVYAISEFLRVDRGIEPQTTTSPVCSQPLRPDQRGEPR; the protein is encoded by the coding sequence ATGACCACCGAACAGACGGGCCCGGTCGATCTGTCGACCACACGCGCTCCGACGCTCCTCCGGGAGACGCTCGCGTACGCACGGGAGCGCGACTACACCGGGTGGGATTACGCCGACGGACTGAGTAGTAAGCTCCTCCGGGCCGTCCCCGTGGACAACAAGTGGGTGAACATCGCCGTACAGGAGAGCATAAAGCGAGCCCCGGTGAACGTGCGGCCACTGTTCCTAGTCGAACAGCGCCGGAATTACATGGGAGCGGCGCTCTTCGCGATGGCCAACCTGACGTACGCCCGTCTCCTCACGGCCGGGGCGGTCGACGAACCGGCAGAAGCGAGTGTCGATCACGTCGGGGAGGCGAGATCCCTCGTCGACTGGCTGATCGAACACCGGAGCGTCGGTTACAGCGGGTTCTGTGGCGGTCACAAACACGAGATTCAGACGCTCAGGGTCAAGGGGCTCCCGAACCATCCGTCGGTGGTATCGACCGCCTTTCCGGTGCGGGCGCTCCTCGCAGCGGCCCCGCTGGATCCGTCCTACGCCGAGGTCGCCCGGACGGCCGCGGACTTCGTCGTCGACGACCTGAACTATCGAGCGGTCGACGGCGGTGCAGTCATCGACTACCACGTCCAGGACACCGATGAGTACTACACCATCAACGCCGGCGCGCTCGGTGCACGCCTCCTCGTCGATCTGTACGATGTCTTCGACGAGTCGGCCCTGCGCGAGCGGGCACGGCGAATCTTCGACCACGTCGCCGACCTCCAGACGGATCGCGGTGGCTGGTACTACCGCGAGCCGCCCGATGCGTCTCACCTCTCGATGGACAATTTCCACAACGGGTTCATCATCGAGAGTCTCCAGCGGTACGGGGATGTCGTCGACGAACGCTATGCGGACGTGGTCGAGGACGGAGTCGAGTTCTATCGGAACGAACTGTTCGAGGCGTCTGGAGCGCCGAACTGGGACGAATCCTGTTCGTACCCCCGAGACATCCACGCCAGCGCCCAGGGGATCCTGGTGTTCACTTACGCCGGACGGCTCGACTTCGCGCGTCGGATCCTCGAATGGACCCTCGATAACCTCTACGGGGGTGACGGCCGGTTCTACCACCGGAAACACCGGTACCACACGAAGCGGACGACGCTGATGCGGTGGTGTCAGGCCTGGATGGTCTACGCGATCTCGGAGTTCCTCCGCGTCGATCGGGGTATCGAACCGCAAACGACCACCAGCCCCGTCTGTTCCCAGCCCCTCCGTCCGGACCAACGGGGTGAGCCCCGGTAG
- a CDS encoding GNAT family N-acetyltransferase: MGVKEQKEGSDEYEVRWFQRDDRHGILSLYETEWDRRPTPDWFDWKYVDDPFLSHVPINVATHGGEIVGTQAYVPARIRRGDRSVLALQPADAMVHPDHRRKGLYTRITRSAIDRYEDGEPAFFFNFPNPGALSVQRDLGWSALDRVVTHYRVQRPAELLTPGDAGVGRRTLGRTMNAIARGALGVVGARRSSSDDSVEVDRYETVPAETLETLYETAPPRRFHVQRDSAFYRWWFADPAYEDTTYVASRDGEPVAAIVTRTRNGRKVKLMDALPAGPGEPAFGRLIATIVSDNADASVLAVSGSTLPSPLLSRFGFVPDEAPIVSRFRTPTEMAVRPLTSDSEADRLPVGELADGSNWRTTFTEQDRD; the protein is encoded by the coding sequence ATGGGCGTCAAAGAACAAAAAGAGGGTTCTGACGAGTACGAGGTTCGGTGGTTCCAACGGGACGACCGCCACGGGATACTCTCGCTGTACGAGACCGAGTGGGACAGACGCCCCACCCCCGACTGGTTCGACTGGAAGTACGTCGACGATCCGTTCCTCTCGCACGTTCCGATCAACGTCGCTACTCACGGCGGCGAGATCGTCGGCACCCAGGCGTACGTCCCAGCCCGGATACGCCGAGGTGACCGGTCAGTCCTCGCGCTTCAGCCGGCCGACGCGATGGTCCACCCCGACCACCGCCGAAAGGGACTGTACACACGGATCACCCGGAGCGCCATCGATCGGTACGAAGACGGCGAGCCGGCGTTCTTCTTCAACTTCCCGAACCCCGGCGCCCTGTCGGTCCAGCGTGACCTCGGCTGGTCGGCCCTCGACCGCGTCGTGACCCACTACCGGGTCCAGCGCCCCGCCGAACTCCTCACCCCGGGAGACGCGGGGGTAGGGAGGCGGACACTCGGCCGGACGATGAACGCGATCGCACGCGGGGCGCTGGGTGTCGTCGGGGCCCGTCGGTCGTCCAGTGACGACTCCGTCGAGGTCGACCGCTACGAGACGGTGCCGGCGGAGACGCTGGAAACCCTCTACGAAACCGCCCCACCTCGACGGTTCCACGTCCAGCGAGACAGCGCCTTCTATCGCTGGTGGTTCGCCGACCCCGCCTACGAGGACACGACGTACGTCGCCTCACGCGATGGCGAGCCCGTCGCCGCCATCGTCACCCGCACGAGGAACGGACGGAAAGTCAAACTCATGGATGCACTCCCGGCGGGTCCGGGCGAACCGGCATTCGGACGACTGATCGCGACTATCGTCTCCGACAACGCCGACGCGAGCGTCCTGGCCGTCTCCGGATCGACGCTCCCGTCTCCGCTCCTCTCGCGGTTCGGATTCGTCCCCGACGAAGCCCCGATCGTCTCCCGGTTCCGGACGCCAACCGAGATGGCGGTACGTCCGCTCACGAGCGATTCTGAGGCCGATCGACTCCCTGTCGGCGAGCTCGCTGACGGGTCGAACTGGCGAACGACGTTCACCGAACAGGACAGGGACTGA